Within the Miscanthus floridulus cultivar M001 chromosome 2, ASM1932011v1, whole genome shotgun sequence genome, the region TACAGAGAGAGATGGACTTCTTCTGATTTACTAGTATGCGCTCTGCTGTCAAATTGTCCATAGTGAATAGTGGCACCTGAATTCCCCCGCTTACGTGGCCGTTTAGAATGGAACGCTAGAAATTCGAGAGGAACTTTACACTAGGGAGTTTCAGATTCAGACAAACAAACTCGTTTCCCGGAGAAATCGGAAACTTTTCCACGTTCCAGTAAAGATCGGGGCCCGGTTACAGTGAGCCTGACATGCTTGATGTAGCGCTAGTACGCTGTACAAAGTTAGGCTCGTCCAgacctgatcaactggaaaccgGCCCAGGAACCACCGGACCGGACACTTTGCCCGATTATTATTCTCGGAACGTCCCGTGGGTGTTTGGAAACGAGCACGACCCCTGCTTCTTGGTGGGGAAGAAAGGATCACGAACGAGAATTTGACTTGGATTTCCTTTGCTAAAACCCGCCGCTGTTTCGCTCTCCGCGCGCTTAGCCGCCCACGTTATTGACGAGCGCTGCTGCCGCTGCGCTTGCGCGGTTGCGCCTGCGCCCCAGCTGCCAAGTCCCTAACCAACCGCTACGCTTCTGTCGCTGCGGCACACGGTTTTGGTTTTTGGCCTTGCATCCTAGCCCCCGACTCCGTGCGGTATGCGTAATTGCGTACCGCTACTGACAGAGGAGCAACGCAACATGGCCAGTGCCCACTGGTAGCCGGTCCATGCGTCTTGGCTCGTCAGGTGCCCCAAGGGCCACCCTCGCCTGGGCCGATCCACCTATATAAACTTGTGCTCCACTTCGGCTCTTATCACACCCAATTTCCCACTCAAACCGGAACGTGCACCCATCAAATCCCACCAGTGTCCAGGGCTCAGGGAATTGACACAGCTCTACAGCAACTCAGGAAGCTAGCCAGCAAGCCGAATAATCAACGACAGGCATGGCGCTCGCGGAGGGCAACGGCGCGGTCGTCTTCAGCGAGGAGCAGGAGGCGCTGGTGCTCAAGTCGTGGGCCGTCATGAAGAAGGACTCCGCCAACCTGGGCCTCCGCTTCTTCCtcaagtacgttatatattattGGTATCCCTGTGCTAGTTCTACTGCGTTTGGGCTGCATGGCACCGCCGGCGGTCATCgcacttgctccttttgattcaTTGGCGCCGCCGTCCGCTCCCCTGCTGACTGCAGGGTCTTTGAGATCGCGCCGTCGGCGAAGCAGATGTTCTCGTTCCTGCGCGACTCCGACGTGCCGCTGGAGAAGAACCCTAAGCTCAAGACGCATGCCATGTCCGTCTTTGTCATGGTACGTCGTTGTCATTTCTCACGTACGCTAGAATCGATCGAGATGTATTCCACGCGATCGAAATCGAACGACAAGGACTGACAGGGAAATGTTTGTGTGTCGCGATCGATGCTGCAGACTTGCGAGGCGGCGGCGCAGCTTCGCAAGGCCGGGAAGGTCACCGTGAGGGAGACCACGCTCAAGAGGCTGGGCGCCACGCACTTGAAGTACGGCGTCGCAGATGGCCACTTTGAGGCAAGTCAACAGCCGGGGCCCCCAATTTGTCAATTCACCTTTATTCCTGTACGTCTTCTAAGATTGAATGACAGCATTGAAATAATAACCGTAATATCGCGCGTGTTGATCACGATACAGTTGACGAGGTTCGCGCTGCTTGAGACAATAAAGGAGGCGCTCCCCGCTGACATGTGGAGCCTCGAGATGAAGAAAGCCTGGAGCGAGGCTTACAACCAGCTGGTGGCGGCCATCAAGCAAGAGATGAAACCTGATGCCTAGCGCGACGACCACTGAGCTTCAAATTGACCCATGACGCAGCACCGTCTCAAATGTACCGCCGCTTGATTGCGGATTAACTCGTGTGATCTTGCACTTTAGCAATTTCTCTCTGGAGAAGCGTGTGTTATTATTtttgtgagagcttgttttgtgTACTGTCTTTTCTTCTTGTGATTAGTAATAAATAAAGATGTAGCATTCTCCAATTTgttatatcaaatttaaaaagaCTATATTTTATTAATAAAAGAAAAGGTTCATTAAAATTATTTCAACTATTTTATTAGTTTTCATTATTTTAAATCGAGCTTTTAAAGTTCATAAATTAATATGAAAGGAACAATAATAGAATAAAAGATTATGTGCCAATATTTTCAAAGGTTGAAAGTAAATATGTAAATCGATACCATATATGTTTTAATTGATATTGacacaaaaaggaaaaaaaaacagacAAAAAaaaggtgtgttgtactcatggGCCTCGCTCCCTTCGTTGAGCGCTGACTCAGCAATAAGATAAACGACACTGGTGTGCATCCATTGACTCGTAGGTCGTAGCCAGCAGGTAATCTAATTCTAATTCATGCAATAAGCTTTAGTTTCAGTAGCACAAGTGCCCAGTTTCGGTAGCACAAGTGCCCACATCAGTTTACATGGCATCGTTCGTCATTATTACGTTGCTCTTCCTGGTCACCGCgatccggcggcggcgccgtcgaGGGCGGCGCTGCCGCTGCCGGCAAGAGGGCGGAGACAGGGGGCGAGCAGGGGCACATGCCCCCCTATAAATGTGAAATTtccattttaaaattcaaataaaCTTTGAAAACTTAATAATACTGCAAGACGTGCCGGTACGACTATCAGTACGTCAGCGTGGAGGCGGTCGGCGTCCTCGCCTATGAAGCATTCACTTTCAGCGAAAAGGACCAGCAGGTCTCCCTGAGCTTAGGCTTTGGCTGCGGCGCGCTCACAGACGGCAACCTCCTCGGCATCCTGGGGATGGGTCCAATGGTTCTATCGATGGTGTCGCAGCTGGTGATACCGAAGTTCCCCTATTGTCTCACGCCTTACGCCGACCGCAAGAGCAGCCTGCTCTTGTTCGGTGCATGGGCTGATCTGCTGAGATACAAGACAATGGCGGGGCCAATCCAAAGAGTGCCTATCTTGAGGAACCCGGTATCATGGCATCGACCGTCCGCGGAGTTATACTGAGCTACATTCTTGGGAGCTTGCTCAGGAGCCTGGCAAGGTTCTTGCGTTGGAGTGCCCACCGCCACCGAGAGCACGCAAGGGCGGAGTAGGGCACGCAAGGGTGGAGCAGGGCGGCGACGACGTGTTGGTCGACGAAGAGGCGTACTTGATAAGGCAGCCTCCATCATTGAGAAGGTCGCCACCAAGCTTTAGGCCTCTGGTGGGCCGCGAGCTAACAAGGTGAAAGATAGTAGGCGTTATCTTGTTTGAGTGGACATGCACGTGCGACACACATGTGGTTATGGATATGACCTTTTAGCATATAAGCACAATCCCTCGTACATGACAAGTCAATGATAAGGCAGCCTCCATCCTCTGGTGGGCTGTGAGCTAGCAAGGTAAAAGATAGTAGGTGTTTCTTGCCACTAATAACTAGTGGACATGCACGTGCGACACGCGCGTGGTTATGGATATGACCTTTTAGCATATAAGCACAATCCCTTATAGATGATAAGTCAATATACAATGCGATATATTATTCTGTAAATTTGTGTTGCTTCATATGATTAGCAATAGTTCTATTAGTATTTATTACAAATGCGGAAATGCCCAATGATATCGCTCGAGATGATCTCGCATCTTAACCTAGGTTGATGCAGTGCAAGTAGCCGCATCTGTATATCAGAGCCAAATGTGAACAACTTATGATATGTACATGTCGACACAATTTAGATATTAATTTGAATGAAAAGATTTTACTATAAAAAAATCTAAACAAGTTTAAAATTCTCATAAAAAAGAAGATTACCATTGAGACCAAATCTGAACAAGCCCGAAACATTGTTAACTTGGAAGTGACATATAACAACAATTCATATCATATATTAAAAAATGCATCATGTGTCTTCTTGCAAGATAATTTAGATACATTTAAATACAATAAAGAATGACTAAACAAAAATATCTTGGGAAAATATGAAAGTTCAATAACCATATCAATTGGAAATATTACACTGGATGAGGATGATGTACAACTATTCTAGAACATTCAGTGCCAAAGGACATAATGCCAATATCTCAGCTGTATACCGACTTGAGAGTATTGTATATCGACCGAGGGGGAAATAAGATTTTTTCTATGAGGTACGTGAACTGACAGATTAATTACATTTTCTCTGTGATCCTTTCGAGACCCGTCAAAAAAAGTGGCACACGGGGAAAATACAGTTTTCAGTAGTGCAATTCAGATTCATAATCTCAAAACTGAAAATTGATGTTATTTTAGTGTCGTCTAATCAAATTTGCTACAAAACTTATCATCCTGCAATGCACTGTGTTTGCCTTGAATCCATCTAAGTTTACTTACCCCACAGGCAAGAGTAACATTCATTTGACTCTCTATCCCAAACAATAGGATAAAATCTTCAAAAACAACTGATTCATTCATCTTCACTTTGGCTTGGACTATATAAGAAG harbors:
- the LOC136540364 gene encoding anaerobic nitrite reductase GLB1-like; translated protein: MALAEGNGAVVFSEEQEALVLKSWAVMKKDSANLGLRFFLKVFEIAPSAKQMFSFLRDSDVPLEKNPKLKTHAMSVFVMTCEAAAQLRKAGKVTVRETTLKRLGATHLKYGVADGHFELTRFALLETIKEALPADMWSLEMKKAWSEAYNQLVAAIKQEMKPDA